The Aggregatilinea lenta genome includes a region encoding these proteins:
- a CDS encoding DNA polymerase ligase N-terminal domain-containing protein: MPVDDKLKIYREKRDFERTSEPAGSERDPSEQPQFVVQKHDASRLHYDFRIEVEGVLKSWAVPKGPSLDPRARRLAVPTEDHPFEYIDFEGTIPEGEYGGGTMLVWDTGTYRNLKPISMEEGLAKGRVEIWLDGHKLHGGFALIRTGKSGDDNWLLIKMKDEHADAERDILEAEPNSALTGRSLEDIAAGKK, encoded by the coding sequence ATGCCCGTCGATGACAAGCTCAAGATTTATCGTGAGAAGCGCGATTTCGAGCGCACGAGTGAGCCTGCGGGCAGCGAGCGAGATCCCTCCGAGCAACCGCAATTCGTCGTGCAGAAACACGACGCCAGCCGCCTGCATTACGATTTCCGCATCGAGGTGGAGGGCGTGCTCAAGTCGTGGGCGGTGCCCAAAGGCCCCTCGCTCGATCCGCGTGCCCGGCGGTTGGCCGTGCCTACCGAGGATCACCCGTTCGAGTACATCGACTTCGAGGGCACCATCCCGGAGGGCGAATACGGCGGGGGCACGATGCTGGTGTGGGACACGGGCACGTACCGCAATCTGAAGCCCATCTCGATGGAAGAGGGGCTGGCGAAGGGCCGGGTCGAGATCTGGTTGGACGGCCACAAGCTGCACGGCGGATTCGCGCTGATCCGCACGGGCAAGTCCGGGGACGACAACTGGCTGCTGATCAAGATGAAGGACGAGCATGCCGACGCCGAGCGCGACATTCTGGAGGCGGAGCCGAACTCCGCGCTGACCGGGCGCTCGCTGGAGGACATCGCGGCGGGGAAGAAATAG
- a CDS encoding carbohydrate kinase family protein has product MRADYDVFLPGEYFFDLIYRGLPEFPVLGRELYADDVIATGGAMYITAVSLARLGLHPAWAATFGNDYYSEYVSGLAEDQGLDLSLARRLDHPFRRITTSIPYQGERAFLTYADPLPPDHLDHWLGAMEKCTFKHLHLGALMRMELLKPMADMARSRGATISMDCQDAPNLHKACEWRDLLSLVDVFVPNAREALIVSGTSAVDAAIQTLMGWTKVVVVKDGANGAWIGAGSEVIHSPAIDAGPVVDTTGAGDCFNAGFLRGYVIEQAPLSVCARYGNVCGGLSVTKVGGATAAPTLAQLREWCAVAG; this is encoded by the coding sequence ATGCGCGCCGACTACGACGTCTTTCTGCCCGGCGAGTACTTCTTCGACCTGATCTACCGGGGCTTGCCGGAGTTCCCGGTGCTGGGGCGCGAACTGTACGCCGACGACGTGATTGCCACGGGCGGCGCGATGTACATTACCGCCGTGTCGCTGGCGCGGCTGGGCCTGCATCCGGCCTGGGCCGCGACCTTCGGCAACGACTACTACAGCGAATATGTCAGTGGGCTGGCCGAAGACCAGGGCCTCGACCTCTCGCTGGCGCGCCGCCTGGACCACCCCTTCCGCCGCATCACCACGTCGATCCCGTACCAGGGCGAGCGCGCGTTTTTGACCTATGCCGATCCGCTGCCGCCCGATCACCTCGACCACTGGCTGGGCGCGATGGAAAAGTGTACCTTCAAGCACCTGCACCTGGGCGCGCTGATGCGCATGGAACTGCTCAAGCCGATGGCCGACATGGCGCGCTCGCGCGGCGCAACGATCTCGATGGACTGCCAGGATGCGCCGAACCTGCACAAAGCCTGCGAATGGCGCGACCTGCTTTCACTGGTGGACGTGTTCGTGCCCAACGCGCGCGAAGCGCTGATCGTGTCCGGTACCAGTGCCGTGGACGCCGCGATCCAGACGCTGATGGGTTGGACGAAGGTGGTCGTGGTCAAGGACGGAGCCAACGGCGCATGGATCGGCGCGGGCAGCGAGGTTATTCACTCGCCCGCCATCGACGCCGGGCCGGTGGTCGATACGACCGGCGCGGGGGACTGTTTCAACGCGGGCTTCCTGCGCGGCTACGTGATCGAGCAGGCGCCGCTGAGCGTTTGCGCGCGCTACGGCAACGTGTGTGGCGGCCTGTCGGTGACGAAGGTCGGCGGCGCCACTGCCGCGCCCACGCTGGCACAACTCCGCGAGTGGTGCGCCGTCGCGGGATGA
- a CDS encoding family 4 glycosyl hydrolase, producing the protein MKLTVIGGGSVRAPEFVRGALAFAADLKLDELWLMDNDSARLEAVAPLSEEIVRRAGSPFRLCQTTNLDDALRDADLIVTTIRVGTEQGRVFDERIALKRNVLGQETTGAGGFAMAMRNIPALLAIINRAQVLAPRAWIFNFTNPAGLVAQTLYDAGFRRVAGICDSANTAQYETARYLGVPVDAVKTEVYGLNHLSWTRKALVNGRDVLPELLRADGFVNSTHLRFFDPSLIERLGMFLNEYLFYFYYRDVAVQRIQGEERTRGEEVLALNHELFEQLRGLPPAEALAVYDAYNRRRSASYMAYAETDEALREQRTNPTAETEPVHRPHEEVGGYAGVALRAGLAITQDRPLRIGLNVANGTAIAGMRPDDVVEVTCEVDGTGIHPVTIGSIPEGPYLLMRTIKQYERLASQAILAHDRALAVEALVAHPLIGSYPLAEALLEDYFEAHAPYLGDWH; encoded by the coding sequence ATGAAACTGACGGTAATCGGAGGCGGCAGCGTGCGTGCCCCGGAATTCGTGCGGGGCGCGCTGGCATTTGCAGCGGACCTGAAGCTCGATGAATTATGGCTGATGGACAACGATTCGGCGCGGCTGGAAGCTGTCGCGCCGTTAAGCGAGGAAATCGTGCGCCGGGCAGGATCGCCGTTCCGCCTGTGCCAGACGACGAACCTCGACGATGCCTTGCGCGACGCCGACCTCATCGTGACCACGATCCGCGTCGGCACGGAACAGGGCCGCGTGTTCGACGAGCGCATCGCACTGAAGCGCAACGTGCTCGGCCAGGAGACGACCGGCGCGGGCGGCTTCGCGATGGCGATGCGCAACATCCCTGCCCTGCTGGCGATCATCAACCGCGCGCAGGTCCTCGCGCCGCGCGCCTGGATCTTCAACTTCACCAACCCGGCGGGACTGGTCGCGCAGACGCTGTATGACGCGGGCTTCCGACGCGTGGCGGGCATCTGCGACAGCGCCAATACCGCGCAGTACGAAACCGCGCGCTACCTGGGCGTGCCCGTGGACGCGGTGAAGACCGAAGTCTACGGCCTGAACCATCTATCGTGGACGCGGAAAGCGCTCGTCAACGGGCGCGACGTGCTGCCGGAACTGCTGCGTGCGGACGGGTTCGTCAACAGCACGCACCTGCGCTTCTTCGACCCGTCGCTGATCGAGCGGCTGGGTATGTTCCTGAACGAGTACCTGTTTTACTTCTACTACCGCGACGTGGCCGTGCAGCGCATTCAGGGGGAGGAACGCACACGCGGCGAGGAAGTGCTGGCGCTCAACCACGAGCTGTTCGAGCAGTTACGCGGCCTGCCGCCCGCCGAGGCGCTGGCCGTCTACGACGCATATAACCGGCGGCGCAGCGCCAGCTACATGGCCTACGCCGAAACCGACGAAGCCCTGCGCGAGCAGCGGACCAATCCCACCGCCGAAACCGAGCCGGTGCATCGCCCGCACGAGGAAGTCGGCGGCTATGCGGGCGTCGCGCTGCGAGCCGGATTGGCGATCACGCAGGATCGCCCGCTGCGCATCGGCCTGAACGTGGCCAACGGCACGGCCATCGCCGGGATGCGCCCCGACGACGTGGTGGAAGTCACCTGCGAGGTGGACGGCACAGGCATCCACCCGGTGACCATCGGCAGCATTCCCGAAGGCCCCTACCTGCTGATGCGTACCATCAAGCAGTACGAGCGGCTGGCGTCGCAGGCAATCCTCGCGCACGACCGGGCGCTGGCCGTCGAGGCGCTCGTCGCGCACCCGCTGATTGGCTCCTATCCGCTGGCGGAGGCGCTGCTGGAGGACTACTTCGAGGCGCACGCACCGTACCTGGGTGACTGGCACTGA
- a CDS encoding carbohydrate ABC transporter permease: protein MNSHEPQPAYREIAWPVRALIYTILAIGALGMIMPFLWMASTACKPPTELNQLPVRWIPENPVCVQNLHELYDLSPNFNRYFVNSALVTVGRTLGQLLMCSLAAYGFARFPFPGRNIVFALCLGLLMIPFQAILIPEYILIRNLGWYNTFYALIIPGTFSAFALFLLRQAFMQIPIEIEEAAIIDGANPLRVLWHVTLPLSKPALAAFAVITVQAAWNDFLYPLVVTNAPSTRVITIGLSLLQGERRTPWNLLMMGSFLATVPMLAMFVLLQRYFIEGVSMSGVKR from the coding sequence ATGAACTCGCACGAACCACAACCCGCCTACCGGGAGATCGCCTGGCCGGTGCGCGCGCTGATCTACACTATCCTGGCGATTGGCGCGCTCGGCATGATCATGCCATTCCTCTGGATGGCCTCGACGGCCTGCAAGCCGCCCACCGAGCTGAACCAGCTCCCCGTGCGCTGGATTCCCGAAAACCCGGTCTGCGTGCAGAACCTGCACGAGCTATACGACCTGTCGCCCAACTTCAACCGCTATTTCGTGAACTCGGCGTTGGTGACGGTCGGGCGCACGCTCGGCCAACTGCTGATGTGCTCGCTGGCCGCCTACGGTTTCGCGCGGTTCCCCTTCCCTGGCAGGAATATCGTTTTTGCGCTGTGCCTCGGCCTGCTGATGATTCCATTCCAGGCCATCCTGATTCCCGAATACATCCTCATCCGCAACCTGGGCTGGTACAATACGTTTTATGCGCTCATCATTCCGGGCACGTTCAGCGCGTTTGCGCTGTTCCTGCTGCGGCAGGCGTTCATGCAGATCCCGATCGAGATCGAAGAAGCAGCAATCATTGATGGAGCGAATCCGCTGCGCGTGCTGTGGCACGTGACGCTGCCGTTGTCCAAGCCCGCGCTGGCCGCCTTTGCGGTGATCACGGTGCAGGCCGCGTGGAATGATTTCCTATACCCGCTGGTCGTCACCAATGCTCCGTCGACGCGCGTGATCACGATTGGGCTAAGCCTGCTGCAAGGCGAGCGCCGCACGCCCTGGAACCTGCTGATGATGGGATCGTTCCTGGCGACCGTGCCTATGCTGGCGATGTTTGTGCTGCTACAGCGCTACTTCATCGAGGGCGTTTCGATGAGCGGCGTCAAACGTTAG
- a CDS encoding carbohydrate ABC transporter permease — protein MLCVVPPSATGVESCYLIMSSALLRFLGPTPLSRRKALWGIALVAPNTLGLFFFFGIPVLMAFSTSLQEWNAIKPATFIGLDNFTRLADDPTFWNALENTFKLLLMTVPAEIALALGVAILLNQPLAGRSFFRAAYFLPVVTSTVAASVVWTWIFQPRYGIINSTLSLFGVGEIKWLTEPSLALIPVAVVAIWQRVGFDMVLFLAGLQSIPGVLYEAALIDGASTWQRFRHVTLPMLSPTTFLVTVLAVVNAFQIFDQVYIMTLRTVPGGVGGSATTLTYFLYRRAFTNSEFGYASAVALVLFVIILAVTIIQLRTQRYWVYYESEEG, from the coding sequence GTGCTGTGCGTCGTGCCGCCCTCCGCGACCGGTGTCGAAAGCTGCTACCTCATCATGTCGTCTGCCCTGTTAAGGTTTCTCGGCCCTACGCCGCTCAGCCGGCGTAAGGCGCTCTGGGGGATCGCCCTGGTAGCCCCCAACACATTAGGGCTGTTCTTCTTCTTTGGCATTCCGGTCCTCATGGCGTTCTCGACGTCCTTGCAGGAATGGAACGCGATCAAGCCCGCCACCTTCATTGGCCTGGACAACTTCACCCGGCTGGCGGACGATCCCACCTTTTGGAATGCGCTGGAAAACACGTTCAAGCTGCTGCTGATGACCGTCCCGGCGGAGATCGCGTTGGCGCTGGGCGTGGCAATCCTGCTCAACCAACCTCTGGCCGGACGCAGCTTCTTCCGCGCGGCCTATTTTCTGCCGGTGGTTACGTCCACGGTGGCAGCCTCGGTGGTGTGGACCTGGATCTTCCAACCACGCTATGGGATCATCAACAGCACGCTGAGCCTGTTTGGCGTGGGCGAGATCAAGTGGCTGACCGAGCCGAGTCTGGCGCTGATCCCGGTCGCGGTAGTCGCTATCTGGCAGCGCGTCGGCTTCGACATGGTGCTGTTCCTGGCCGGGCTGCAATCGATCCCAGGCGTGCTGTACGAAGCCGCGCTGATCGACGGCGCGTCGACCTGGCAGCGCTTCCGCCACGTCACCCTGCCGATGCTGTCCCCAACGACGTTCCTGGTCACCGTCCTGGCCGTGGTGAACGCGTTCCAGATCTTCGATCAGGTGTACATCATGACGCTGCGCACCGTGCCGGGCGGCGTCGGTGGCAGCGCCACCACGCTCACCTATTTCCTGTATCGCCGCGCGTTCACCAATTCGGAGTTCGGCTACGCCTCGGCGGTCGCGCTGGTGCTGTTCGTCATCATTCTCGCCGTCACGATCATCCAACTGCGCACGCAGCGCTACTGGGTCTACTACGAATCCGAGGAAGGGTAA
- a CDS encoding ABC transporter substrate-binding protein, with amino-acid sequence MRRTNRHVAVALITILLISAFALPVFAQGDEGDATIQAEPCAEPGDLTMWVWDENWAAIIGDAIDQWTADYCAGASVDLQVQPWGQYWDLLKTSASGGDMPDVFNMSQDRFFFYADNDAVLDLQPYWDQYGVDTTVWGTGLIDPYRWGEAQDLYAGPVNWDTIAIMYNKDMFDAAGVEYPTADWTWDDFAEKATALTNPEADQYGALVYMEYQAGYPNWIAATGTTPVVNAERTECTLDDEGSLEALNFLRGLLDEGAMPTVSTVGGSSADDAFSFFASGKVAMVTAGSWKLPDAVDQLTFNWDVVQLPKNPTTERSRSILHAVGYVASARTENPDLAANLILYLVSDEGAKFFAEGSGVSPANPNPDLQQIWVDSFGDADVNIQAYIDAMQDSQGVTVFDEIWDAMNSELVVQIFDLGVPVEDAVADTCAFIDTQLEAQ; translated from the coding sequence ATGCGAAGGACGAACCGTCACGTTGCAGTTGCTCTGATTACCATCCTGCTCATCTCTGCGTTCGCGCTTCCCGTGTTCGCGCAAGGCGATGAGGGCGACGCGACCATCCAGGCCGAGCCGTGCGCCGAGCCGGGCGACCTGACCATGTGGGTGTGGGATGAAAACTGGGCCGCCATCATTGGCGACGCCATCGACCAGTGGACCGCCGATTACTGCGCCGGTGCGTCGGTCGATCTCCAGGTACAGCCCTGGGGCCAGTACTGGGATCTGCTGAAGACCAGCGCCTCCGGTGGTGACATGCCGGACGTGTTCAACATGTCGCAGGACCGCTTCTTCTTCTACGCCGACAACGACGCCGTGCTCGACCTCCAGCCCTACTGGGATCAGTATGGTGTGGACACGACGGTGTGGGGCACGGGCCTGATCGATCCCTATCGCTGGGGTGAGGCCCAGGACCTGTACGCCGGTCCCGTGAACTGGGACACCATCGCGATCATGTACAACAAGGACATGTTCGATGCGGCGGGCGTTGAGTATCCAACCGCCGACTGGACCTGGGACGACTTCGCCGAGAAGGCCACCGCCCTGACCAACCCCGAAGCGGATCAGTACGGCGCGCTGGTGTACATGGAATACCAGGCCGGTTATCCGAACTGGATCGCCGCGACGGGCACGACCCCGGTCGTGAACGCCGAGCGCACCGAATGCACGCTGGACGACGAAGGTAGCCTGGAAGCGCTGAACTTCCTGCGCGGCCTGCTTGACGAAGGCGCGATGCCCACCGTCTCGACCGTCGGCGGCTCATCGGCAGACGACGCCTTCTCATTCTTCGCGTCCGGCAAGGTGGCGATGGTCACCGCCGGGTCATGGAAGCTGCCGGATGCGGTGGACCAACTGACCTTCAACTGGGACGTCGTGCAGCTGCCCAAGAACCCGACCACCGAGCGCAGCCGTTCGATCCTGCACGCCGTCGGGTACGTGGCCTCCGCCCGCACCGAGAACCCTGACCTCGCCGCGAACCTGATCCTGTACCTGGTCAGCGACGAAGGCGCGAAGTTCTTCGCCGAGGGCAGCGGTGTCTCCCCGGCCAACCCGAACCCCGACCTGCAGCAGATCTGGGTCGACAGCTTCGGTGACGCTGACGTGAATATCCAGGCCTACATCGACGCGATGCAGGATTCCCAGGGCGTCACGGTCTTTGACGAGATCTGGGACGCCATGAACAGCGAACTGGTCGTCCAGATCTTCGACCTCGGCGTGCCGGTGGAAGACGCCGTGGCCGACACGTGCGCGTTCATCGATACCCAGCTCGAAGCGCAATAA
- a CDS encoding transaldolase family protein: MAIYLNSAFPEHARRAQELAFIDGVTTNPSLLAETGRPGLDVLAELLETFDGHVFYQVTGSTVEQRLDQAWEAHEMRPDKVVIKIPATTENMTLAHRLTDAGIEICVTAVSAPAQAYIAAQINAQFVAPYVNRLTRQMGDGLGVVRDIRRIVEGTPTEILAASLKTVDEAMAALLSGAHHITVALDLILAMGDHELSQLAIDEFNRAANVARG; encoded by the coding sequence ATGGCAATCTATCTCAACTCCGCCTTTCCTGAGCACGCACGCCGCGCCCAGGAGCTTGCGTTTATCGACGGCGTCACCACCAATCCCAGCTTGCTCGCGGAAACGGGCCGTCCCGGCCTGGACGTGCTGGCCGAACTGCTGGAAACGTTCGACGGGCACGTGTTTTATCAGGTCACGGGCAGCACCGTCGAGCAGCGGCTGGACCAGGCCTGGGAAGCGCACGAGATGCGCCCCGACAAGGTGGTGATCAAGATTCCCGCCACGACCGAAAATATGACGCTGGCGCACCGCCTGACCGACGCGGGCATCGAAATCTGCGTGACCGCCGTCTCCGCCCCCGCCCAGGCGTACATCGCCGCGCAGATCAACGCGCAGTTCGTCGCACCCTATGTCAACCGGCTCACGCGCCAGATGGGCGATGGCCTGGGCGTTGTGCGCGACATCCGGCGCATCGTCGAGGGCACGCCGACGGAAATCCTGGCGGCCAGCCTGAAGACCGTCGACGAGGCGATGGCGGCGCTACTCTCCGGCGCGCACCATATCACCGTGGCGCTCGACCTGATCCTGGCGATGGGTGATCACGAGCTGTCGCAGCTGGCGATTGACGAGTTCAACCGGGCGGCCAACGTCGCGCGTGGATAA